A portion of the Lysinibacillus timonensis genome contains these proteins:
- a CDS encoding metallophosphoesterase — protein sequence MKKLLRLFLLILGVYIFLYVNNHWIVTTEHLYESEKIPKSFNGFRITQVSDLHDAVFGNNQKQLVNKVRATNPDVIFITGDLIDSNRYDLEQSLAAVKEFVKIADVYYVIGNHEVAINEVEQIYDSMKSIGVNILPNVMTTIERNGESIEIIGIEDPLNGHETQFMLDIAKVSASDDAFHILLAHRPEYFQKYVKNDFDMVFSGHAHGGQVRIPFVGGLVAPGQGFMPTYTAGSYKEKETTMYVSRGLGNSTVPFRIFNLPEIVVVELKAK from the coding sequence TTGAAAAAATTATTAAGATTATTCCTTCTTATTCTAGGAGTATATATATTTTTATATGTCAATAATCATTGGATTGTGACGACAGAACATCTATATGAATCGGAAAAAATTCCAAAAAGCTTCAATGGTTTTCGTATAACACAAGTATCAGATTTACATGATGCTGTATTCGGTAATAATCAGAAGCAACTAGTGAATAAAGTGAGGGCTACCAATCCTGATGTCATCTTTATTACGGGGGATTTAATAGATAGTAACCGGTATGATTTAGAGCAGAGTTTAGCAGCAGTAAAGGAATTTGTTAAAATTGCTGATGTTTATTATGTAATAGGTAATCATGAAGTTGCTATCAATGAGGTCGAGCAAATTTATGATTCCATGAAAAGTATAGGTGTTAATATATTGCCGAATGTAATGACGACAATTGAGCGGAATGGGGAAAGTATTGAAATTATCGGAATTGAAGATCCTTTAAACGGTCATGAAACACAGTTTATGCTTGATATTGCGAAAGTATCTGCAAGCGATGATGCATTTCACATACTTTTAGCACATCGTCCGGAGTATTTCCAAAAATATGTAAAAAATGATTTTGATATGGTTTTCTCCGGACACGCTCATGGTGGGCAAGTTCGCATACCTTTTGTAGGTGGACTTGTTGCTCCTGGACAAGGTTTTATGCCTACATATACTGCAGGGTCATATAAAGAAAAAGAAACGACGATGTATGTTAGTAGAGGATTAGGCAATAGTACGGTACCGTTTAGAATTTTTAATCTGCCAGAAATTGTAGTAGTGGAACTGAAGGCGAAATAG
- a CDS encoding alanine--tRNA ligase-related protein, translated as MKDLFYYQDSMIKQFKATVVETGTEDSGRSYVVLSNTAFYPTGGGQPHDTGIINGVSVIDVEKVDNKIRHYVEGSVNVLHGEVVGEINWERRFDHMQQHCGQHILSASFAELFNFATVSFHLGSELVSIDLNTDRISEEQLELAEKRANDIILENRTIETKWITKEELSQYPIRKDVSVDEDIRLVIIPDYDYNGCGGTHPTSTGQVSLLKIMSIEKMKKNIRVFFVCGNRVLKQLAMRKKVLSEVARNLSVPEEEAAVALQKVMKDAKAIEKALSEAQDALLVYEARELLSNGEDNIVATTFINRSVQTLQKLGRAIVAENEHTVVLLVSENDSNLQFVAAKGANVNKSMKEVSVKVLPLINGKGGGNDSFVQGGGEKIISPDNLLAEMKRMIL; from the coding sequence TTGAAGGATTTATTTTATTATCAAGATTCTATGATAAAACAATTCAAAGCAACGGTAGTTGAAACCGGGACTGAAGATTCCGGTCGTTCCTATGTCGTTTTATCAAACACTGCTTTTTACCCTACTGGTGGTGGACAACCTCATGATACAGGGATAATAAATGGAGTAAGTGTCATTGATGTTGAAAAAGTAGATAATAAAATTCGCCATTATGTAGAAGGAAGTGTAAATGTCTTACATGGTGAAGTTGTTGGAGAAATAAATTGGGAGCGTCGGTTTGACCATATGCAACAACATTGCGGACAGCATATATTATCCGCCTCATTTGCTGAATTATTTAATTTTGCTACGGTTAGTTTCCACTTAGGTTCAGAGCTCGTCTCAATAGATCTAAATACTGATCGTATTTCTGAAGAACAACTAGAGCTTGCTGAAAAACGTGCTAATGACATTATTTTAGAAAATCGTACAATTGAAACAAAGTGGATAACTAAAGAGGAACTTTCCCAATACCCTATTAGAAAAGACGTTTCAGTGGATGAAGATATCCGACTAGTGATTATTCCTGACTATGATTATAATGGTTGTGGTGGGACCCACCCTACTTCTACAGGTCAAGTTAGCCTGTTGAAAATTATGAGCATTGAGAAGATGAAGAAAAATATTCGTGTATTTTTTGTTTGTGGGAACCGTGTTTTAAAGCAACTAGCAATGCGTAAAAAAGTACTGTCTGAAGTTGCTCGAAATTTAAGCGTTCCAGAAGAAGAAGCAGCAGTAGCACTTCAGAAAGTTATGAAGGATGCTAAGGCTATAGAAAAAGCCTTAAGTGAGGCACAAGATGCTTTACTTGTTTATGAGGCTAGGGAACTTTTATCAAATGGTGAAGATAATATAGTTGCAACAACTTTTATAAATCGTTCTGTTCAAACATTACAAAAACTTGGGCGTGCAATTGTTGCAGAAAACGAACATACTGTTGTATTACTTGTCTCAGAAAATGATAGTAACCTGCAATTTGTCGCAGCTAAAGGAGCAAACGTTAATAAAAGTATGAAGGAGGTATCCGTGAAGGTACTTCCATTAATTAATGGAAAAGGTGGCGGAAACGATTCATTTGTCCAAGGTGGTGGCGAAAAGATTATTTCCCCAGACAATCTACTTGCTGAAATGAAGCGAATGATCCTATAA
- a CDS encoding DUF6509 family protein, translating to MEIKQYSIEEIKDPTNIIEGKRYEVLLDVEVDEEDELFSEAGIEVRVLVGQNDEDIRIMNYHLIDKQDQKYLDFALDEDEEEMIATFCREELLRDE from the coding sequence ATGGAAATTAAACAATATTCAATAGAAGAAATAAAAGATCCAACAAATATTATCGAAGGTAAACGTTATGAGGTTTTATTAGATGTAGAAGTAGATGAGGAAGATGAGTTATTCTCAGAAGCAGGAATTGAAGTACGTGTATTAGTTGGTCAAAATGATGAGGATATTCGGATCATGAATTACCACCTGATTGATAAACAAGATCAGAAGTACTTAGATTTTGCCTTAGATGAAGATGAAGAAGAAATGATTGCAACATTTTGTCGTGAGGAATTATTAAGAGATGAATAA
- a CDS encoding CoA transferase: MAILEGLKILDFSSLLPGSFMTMLFSDLGANVLHVESKRRVD; encoded by the coding sequence ATGGCTATATTAGAGGGGTTAAAAATACTTGATTTTTCATCATTATTACCTGGATCATTTATGACTATGTTATTTTCAGACTTAGGTGCAAATGTTTTACATGTTGAATCTAAACGACGTGTGGATTAA
- a CDS encoding CaiB/BaiF CoA-transferase family protein: MPPYNDQKESYIHQHINRSKHSISLNLKKQESVDIIKRLIEDYDIIVEGFRPGVMKRLGLDYETLNQVNPKLIYCSITGFGQTGPYNQRPGHDINYLSIAGVLEHSRLKGKKPVAMGIQIADISGGALYAAIGILAAALYREKTGKGKYIDVSMTDAVFSMNALYGTSFLSRGILPKAEEEILNGGTFYDYYQTKDGRYFSVGSLEPHFRKLLCEALEIPELIESTFNASSYTQKRFKEAIKDAFLTKTFNEWLDIFDDDFEGCVEPVLNFEEACQHPQLKARGMIVEVPTNQGENQKQIGSPLKFNDINPTYKFAGVKIGEHTEEVLKIYGYSEEQIKTLRDAGVLE; the protein is encoded by the coding sequence ATGCCTCCTTATAATGACCAAAAGGAGTCTTATATTCATCAACATATAAATCGTTCAAAACATTCAATCTCATTAAACTTAAAGAAACAAGAATCTGTTGATATTATAAAGAGATTAATAGAAGATTATGACATTATTGTAGAAGGGTTTCGCCCAGGAGTGATGAAAAGGTTAGGTTTAGATTATGAGACGTTAAATCAAGTGAACCCGAAACTTATTTATTGCTCCATAACTGGGTTTGGCCAAACAGGACCGTATAATCAAAGACCAGGTCACGACATAAATTATTTATCCATAGCCGGAGTACTTGAACATTCAAGATTAAAAGGAAAGAAACCTGTAGCAATGGGGATTCAAATTGCTGATATATCAGGGGGGGCCTTATACGCAGCAATTGGGATATTAGCTGCAGCATTATATAGAGAAAAGACAGGAAAAGGAAAGTATATAGATGTTTCAATGACAGACGCCGTATTTTCGATGAATGCTCTGTATGGTACCTCTTTTTTAAGTAGAGGTATTTTACCTAAAGCGGAAGAAGAAATACTTAACGGTGGGACATTCTATGATTATTATCAAACAAAAGATGGTAGATATTTTTCTGTTGGTAGTTTAGAACCTCATTTTCGAAAGCTACTATGTGAGGCACTCGAAATTCCAGAACTAATTGAGAGCACATTTAATGCGTCTTCATATACTCAAAAACGATTTAAAGAAGCCATTAAAGATGCATTTTTAACTAAAACATTTAATGAATGGTTAGATATATTTGACGATGATTTTGAGGGATGTGTGGAGCCTGTACTAAATTTTGAAGAAGCTTGTCAACATCCACAACTGAAAGCTCGAGGTATGATTGTGGAAGTCCCTACAAATCAAGGGGAAAATCAAAAACAAATTGGTTCACCATTAAAATTTAATGACATTAATCCAACTTATAAATTTGCCGGAGTAAAAATTGGCGAGCATACAGAAGAGGTTTTAAAAATTTATGGTTATTCAGAAGAACAAATAAAAACGTTAAGAGATGCAGGAGTCTTAGAATAG
- a CDS encoding AEC family transporter, with amino-acid sequence MTYLSMIFFQIVMPILVLLVIGAFLQKKFKFNLKALSQLITYCFMPIAVLMNLYETSVDISVLAQVAIFIILFIGSQMILSHYIAKLLKLNRTESAVFKNSVVLINSGNYGIPVAQMVFATQPIGVAIQVILVIFQNMTTYTYGLYNLISATKSGKEIIKDFLKMPIVHALVIGIILNVWNVEIPQMLVIPLNHIAEGFIAVALITLGAQLSQIEVRTIFNKTILVSCFTRLLIGPAIALLVIYVLGLDGVVAQSLFIASSFPTSRNSSSLALEYDVDSNVAAQTVLFSTIVSCLTVTVVIYLSTILFA; translated from the coding sequence ATGACCTATCTATCAATGATCTTCTTTCAAATTGTTATGCCTATACTTGTCCTATTAGTGATAGGAGCGTTCTTACAGAAGAAGTTCAAATTTAATTTAAAAGCCTTATCCCAGTTAATTACATATTGTTTTATGCCGATTGCAGTGTTAATGAATTTGTATGAGACATCAGTTGATATCAGTGTGTTGGCCCAAGTTGCCATTTTTATTATCTTATTTATTGGAAGCCAAATGATCCTTAGTCATTACATAGCAAAATTGCTTAAATTAAATCGAACAGAATCAGCAGTTTTTAAAAATAGTGTAGTGCTTATTAATTCGGGCAATTATGGAATCCCAGTAGCTCAAATGGTTTTTGCAACACAGCCAATTGGTGTTGCCATACAAGTGATACTAGTTATCTTCCAAAATATGACTACATATACATATGGTTTATATAACTTAATATCTGCAACTAAATCAGGCAAGGAAATTATTAAAGACTTTTTAAAAATGCCAATCGTTCATGCCTTAGTAATTGGTATTATATTAAATGTTTGGAATGTTGAAATACCCCAAATGTTGGTAATACCGCTTAATCATATTGCTGAAGGTTTTATTGCTGTCGCATTAATTACGCTTGGTGCACAGTTGTCTCAAATTGAAGTGAGAACGATATTTAATAAAACGATATTGGTTAGCTGTTTTACGAGATTACTAATAGGTCCAGCAATTGCTCTGCTTGTAATCTATGTACTAGGGCTCGATGGAGTAGTAGCGCAATCACTATTTATTGCAAGTAGCTTTCCAACATCTCGAAATAGCTCTAGCCTTGCTCTTGAGTATGATGTAGATTCAAATGTAGCAGCACAAACCGTCCTTTTCTCAACAATTGTTAGTTGTTTAACGGTAACGGTTGTAATTTATCTTTCTACTATTCTATTTGCTTAA
- a CDS encoding catalase codes for MYVSNSKDQRLTTTTGAPVVSNDDVLTAGRRGPILLQDVFLIEKLANFNREVIPERRMHAKGSGAFGTFTVTHDITKYTKAKIFSEVGKKTEMFARFSTVAGERGAADAERDIRGFALKFYTEEGNWDLVGNNTPVFFFRDPLHFPDLNHVVKRDPKTNMHNANSNWDFWTSLPEALHQVTIVMSDRGIPDGYRHMHGFGSHTYSMINEAGERVYVKFHFRTEQGIKNLTGEEAAKIIGQDRESSQRDLFDSIEKGDFPKWKMYIQVMTEEQARNSKDNPFDLTKVWYKSEYPLIPVGEFELNRNPENYFADVEQAAFAPSNVVPGISFSPDRMLQARLFAYADATRYRLGVNHYQIPVNKPRCPFIAYHRDGQGRVDGNNGSAISYYPNSYGALQAQPQYKEPSLALDGPADIYDFREDDNNYFEQPGKLFRLMSAEEQERLFQNTAENMAGVEEFIKRKHILHCYLADPAYGEGVAKAMGLSLDGMDLSNPYENTVAAK; via the coding sequence GGTGCTCCAGTTGTAAGTAATGATGATGTTTTAACAGCCGGTCGTCGTGGCCCAATTCTTTTACAAGATGTATTTTTAATTGAAAAGTTAGCTAATTTTAACCGTGAAGTAATTCCAGAGCGTCGTATGCACGCTAAAGGTTCAGGTGCATTTGGTACTTTTACTGTAACGCATGACATTACGAAATATACAAAAGCAAAAATTTTCTCTGAAGTTGGTAAGAAAACAGAAATGTTTGCACGTTTCTCAACAGTAGCTGGTGAACGTGGTGCAGCTGACGCAGAACGTGATATCCGTGGTTTCGCACTGAAATTCTATACTGAAGAAGGTAACTGGGATTTAGTTGGTAACAACACACCTGTATTCTTCTTCCGTGACCCATTACATTTCCCAGATTTAAACCACGTTGTTAAACGTGACCCTAAAACAAACATGCATAACGCTAATAGTAACTGGGATTTCTGGACTAGCCTACCGGAAGCATTACACCAAGTAACAATCGTTATGTCTGACCGTGGTATTCCAGACGGTTACCGTCATATGCACGGTTTTGGTTCTCACACATACTCAATGATTAACGAAGCTGGTGAGCGTGTATATGTGAAATTCCACTTCCGTACAGAACAAGGTATTAAAAACTTAACTGGCGAAGAAGCTGCAAAAATCATCGGTCAAGACCGTGAATCTTCACAACGTGACCTTTTTGACTCAATTGAAAAAGGTGACTTCCCAAAATGGAAAATGTACATCCAAGTGATGACTGAAGAACAAGCTCGTAATTCTAAAGATAATCCATTTGATTTAACAAAAGTATGGTATAAATCAGAATACCCACTAATTCCAGTTGGGGAATTCGAATTAAACCGTAACCCAGAAAACTACTTTGCTGATGTTGAGCAAGCTGCATTTGCTCCTTCTAACGTAGTTCCTGGTATTTCATTCTCACCTGACCGTATGTTACAAGCTCGTCTGTTCGCTTACGCAGACGCAACTCGTTACCGTTTAGGTGTAAATCATTATCAAATTCCAGTAAATAAACCACGTTGCCCATTCATCGCTTACCACCGCGATGGTCAAGGTCGTGTTGATGGAAATAACGGTAGCGCTATTTCTTACTATCCAAACAGCTATGGTGCGCTTCAAGCTCAACCACAATACAAAGAGCCATCTCTTGCTTTAGATGGTCCAGCTGACATTTACGACTTCCGTGAAGACGATAATAACTACTTTGAACAACCTGGTAAGTTATTCCGTTTAATGTCTGCAGAAGAACAAGAGCGTCTATTCCAAAATACTGCTGAAAATATGGCTGGTGTTGAAGAATTCATTAAACGTAAACACATCTTACACTGCTACTTAGCTGATCCAGCGTACGGTGAAGGTGTAGCAAAAGCAATGGGTCTATCATTAGATGGAATGGATTTATCTAACCCATACGAAAACACTGTAGCAGCAAAATAA